The Mesorhizobium sp. B2-8-5 genome segment GGGCTGGAGGTCGGCGCAGCCGGCCGCTCGGCCGTCATCGTCCCCGTCGAAGCGGGCGCGGCGGGAGCAGCTGCCGGCGGACGGAATTCGGGCGTTGCCCGGCTGCCGTCGTCTTTGCCTCTTTTACCAAACATGATCGACTACCCGATGCCGCTCAATCAGCGTCACTTCTTGTTGCGCGAGAGCTTGCCGAGGATCGAGCCCAGGCCTGCCTTCTTCTTTGCCTTGATTTCGCTGCGTCCGGTCAGCACATGCGCTATTTCATTGATGGTGGTGACGACCGGGCTCTTTGCGTCCATCTCGCTCAGCATACGGCCGTTGTTGGCGGCATTGCCGAATAGCAGCGGTTCGAAGTTGATCACGGCCATCGGCGTGATGCCGAGCGGTTCGGCGAAATCGGACGCCGCGATCTCGGGCCGTTTCGGTACCCCCGCCTGGTTGATGATCAGCTTCGGCGGCGGATCGTTCGGACGCAACCGCTTCAGCATGTCAACCATGTTCTTGGTGTTGCGAAGATTTGCGAGCTCGGGCGTGGCCGTGATGACGATCTCGTCCGCCTTGATCAGCGTGCTCTTCGTCCACCCGCTCCAGACGTGAGGGACATCGAGGACCAGCAGGGGCGCGCTGCGCTGCGCTGTCTCTATGATCTGCGAGAAGGCCTCGGAGTCGAAATCATAGACGCGCTCGAGCGTGGAGGGGGCCGCGAGCAGCGACAGATGCTCGGCGCATTGCGCAAGCAGACGGTCGAGATAGACCTCGTCGACCCGCTCGGGCGAAAACACCGCCTCGGCGATGCCTTGCGCCGGATCCTGGTCGAAATTGATGTTGGCGGTGCCGAAGGCGAGATCGAGATCGGCAATGACGACTTCGGACTTGAACAGCGAAGACATAGCCCAGGCTACATTGTGAGCGATGGTCGACGAGCCGACGCCGCCCTTGGCGCCGATGAACGCGATCGACCGGCCGATCGGCTCCGATTCCGGATCGACGAAGATCGACGACACGACGCTGACGATGTCGGTCATCGAGACCGGCGCGATGACATATTCGGAAATGCCGGACCGGATAAGCTCGCGATAGAGCCCGACATCATTGTAGTGGCCGATAACCACGACCTTGGAGGACGGATCGCAATATTCCGCGAGCTGGCCGAGTTGTTCGAGCAACTGCTGCGGTTCGCTGCGCGATTCCAGCAGGATGAGGTTCGGTGTCGGCGCGGACTGGTAGAACTCGATCGCGGTCGGGATGCCGCCCATATGGACCTTGAGATGGGCCTTGGCCATCCGGCGATCCTCGCCGGCGCGCTCGACGGGATTGGCGACCCCCTCGGTCTCGCAGAAGGCCTGGATCGAAATGCGCGGCACGGGACGCAGCGCCTGCATGGCGGCGATGTCCTGCTGCGAAAGGTCGCCGGTTTCCGCGGGCGTGTCGTAGGCAAGATTGCTCATCGTCATGCTCTTTCCGTGACTGCTCTCTTCGTCGTCCGGCGCGGCTCAGTAGGTTACTTCCGAATTGCTGAGGAATTCGTTCGAAATGCCTCTCGAGCGATAAAGGTCGATTACTGCGCCCCGGTTCTCGGCATCGATATCGGACTGCTTGCGCGGCCCGAGCAGATCGTTGGGATTAGCCACCTGGGCGGCGATGTTGTTCTGGTACGAGCAGCCGAAGTCGGCATAGTGCTTGTTCTCCGACGTCTCGGTCAGGTCGTCGGGCCAACGGCCGCATTTGTCGGTCTGGGCCCGCACCGCGACAAAGGCGACGCGCACTGGCGCCGACGCCTCGGGCACAGCCGACTGATAGGACGTCATGACGATGCGATTGCGCTTGACGCCCGCCGCCATGGCGACCCGTGCGAAGTCGCGTCCCGCCACCAATGCCGCCACCTCGTTGGCCGAGCCTCGCGGGATTGCGATGGTCAGCGACGGGGCGGCTCCCTTGTCGTAGCCGTCGAGAAAACCGAGCAGCGTGTCGCGCTGCGCGCCGGTCATGCCGCGATCGCCGGCGCCGACCGGCAGGTCGATCTTCTGGTTCTTCTCGGCGATGACGATCGGATGGGTCGTGCGGTAATCGTCCGGTATCGACCCGACCGTAACGCTGTCGCGGTGCCAGTTGGCGCAGCCTGTGAGCGACGCTGCAAGCATGACCGCCAGTGCCGGGACCACCTGCCGACGGATCCTTGCGATACCGGATGCTGTCCGGACCGTCATGACCTTCGATGCTGACTTGGACATATCCGCATTCCCACTCATTTGTAGATGAAGCCCACGACACCGTGATAGCGGCCGGCTGGCCGGTCGGTCTGCATGGTGCCGTAGACGCGGTTGACGCGGCCAAGGAACATGGCGGCGCCATCGCTTGCCGCGTTGAAGTTGTCGTCCGGCTTGGCCAGGTCGTTGCGCGCCACCGGCCGCGTCAGATAGGGCGTGATGATGATGACGAGCTCGCTCTCGTTGCGCACGAAATCGCGGCTGCGGAACAGCGTGCCAAGGACGGGAATTTTGGTCAGCCCGGGTAGGCCGTCCACGGCCTGCCGGACATCGTCGCGGACGAGACCGGCGATCATCATGGAGCCGCCGGATGGCAATTCCACCGTGGTGTCCGCCAAGCGTTTGCGCAGCGATATGATATTCGTGTCGCCTAGCGCGAACGATCCTTCGGTAGTGGGCTCTGAAACCGCGGTTCTTACCTTGAGGCTGATGCGACCGGCAGACAGCACCACCGGCTGGAACTCCAACCCGATGCCGTATTCGACCTTGTCTGCCGTCCATGTCCTTTCGCCAGTCTGATTGTCTGTCGATTTGTTGTTGGTGACGGTACTCACCATGTTGTACTCGCCACCGACCTTGAACGTCGCCTTCTCGCCCGAAACGGCGGTCAGTGTCGGCTCTGCCAGCGTCTTCATGACGCCAGATTGTTCCATGGCGTTGATGGTGCCCTGTAGAGACGAACTTTTGAAGTCGAAGCCGGAGCTGGACAACGGCTTGCCGAGGCCGGGATAGGTGTCGACGGCGGAGCCAAAGGTTATGCCGTTGGTGCTCCCGTTCCCTACCATATTCACGCCGAGCTGCTTCATCACCGAGCGGCTGACTTCGGCGACGGTAACCTTGAGCGTCACCTGGTCGTCGCCGACGATCTGCAGGAGGTTGACGATCTTGGAGGTCCGGCGCTCCTGGTCGGGATTGTTGATGTCGACGCCGCCATTGACGGAGCCGCCGGCGGCGGTCTGCGAATATTGACCCGTCGTCGCTTCACCGCCGGACACGAAAATGGTTGCCAGGTCGACGGCGCGCTTGGAATCGAGCGGCGTGTCGACCATGCCCGTCAGGACGACGTTGTCGTTGAGAAGCTCGACCTTGATCTGCGAGGACGGGATGAAGCGCTTGAGATAGTCCTCCAGCCCGGCGACGTCGCGTTCGACGGCCAGATCCAGGCTGACGATCTGCTCGCCATTGGGGCCGAAAACGAAGATGTTGGTTTCGCCGACCGCCTTGCCGAACAGGTAGATGCGCCGCGCCGTGCGGGTCACGGCATCGGCAACCGCCGGATTGGCGACGAGGATATCATAGGCGTCGCTCGGCAGGTCGATGACCACGGATTTGTTGAGGCCGAGCTTGACGCGCTGCGTGGCGACGGAAGCCGAGACGCCGGCGCCCGCGGCTTTGGCTTCGACCAGTCCCGAGGCGCCGGTGCCGAGCAGGAGAAAACCGATCGCCGCGGCGGCCAGGAAGGGCAGCAGTTTACCGTTTGGCCTCATTTCCTTGCTCCCACCTCGGAAACCTCGCCGGACTTGATCAGCCGCACGGTTCCGCGTCGGCCGTTGCCGTTGACCAGATAGTCGGCTTCGTCCGTATTCTTTTCATGGATGTCGGTGATCGGGCGCAGCGCCAGCGTCAGGCGGTCCGCCATCTGCTGCGCCACGGTGATGATCTCGGCCTGCTGCGGCGTCAGCTCCAGCGTCGCGGTTTGGCCGACCCTGGTCTTCTTGCCTTCCTCGTCTTCCTGGATGGTCTGGTCGATGGCCAGCACGCGGATGTTCTTGAGGATCGTCTCGGTGTTGAAGCCGCTGCCGCCGTTGCCGGTGTCGGCGCGGCGGGTCATGATGACGTCGACGAAGTCGTTGGGCAGGATGAAGCCGCCGGCGGACGTGTCAGCCGATATCGCGGTCGCGACAGCGCGCGTGCCGGAAGGCAGGATCGACGACATGAAGCTCTGTCCCTCGCCGACCAGCTTGGACCGCCGCAACGGCTCGCCGGTATACATGGCTACGCGGGCGACCGAGCCCTTGAGCTTTTCGACCGCGTCAGGCTCGGCGGCGCGCGTGATGAAGTTGGCGTTGACGCCATCGGCCGGCCATTCTTCCCAGCTGATGTTGGTGCCGAGCTGGCTGCCCATCGACACGTCACCGGAAAGCACCAGCACATCCTGCAATGCGATCGCCGGCTGCTTGGGCGCATCGACAACGACCTGAGGCGGCGGCGCCACGACCATGTTCTTCGCCACATAGCCCGCGCCACCCGCCGCGACCGCAGCCACGCCCAGAATAATCAATCGGGATGCTGGCATTCGTCCGAAACCCTTCGCCTCAAGGCAAACCACCTCGCCAGGCCGGACTTTGCAGCCGCAATCGTCAAAACAAGGTTAATGTAATGCTTACGATCGTGATTAATTTAAGGTTTACTCAAATTGGATGGAACGGCCCCGCCGTTAACAAAAAAGGCGGCTAGGCCGCCTCGGGATCGCCGACATCTATATCGCCAGAGGCCTAGGGCGCATGGCGGAATTCAGACCACGCGATTCAAGTCTTTGCTTGATGCATGTCGTTGTCCCAGAACCGCTGCGCACTTCTGGGCGACATGCATTCAGGCCGTGAGCCTCGCCAGCGCCCAGACCATCAGCGGCGAATCCGGGAAAGTGATCAGTCCACCCGCGCCAAGCGCGATGCCATAGGGGATGCCAACGCTCTCGTCCGCGAAATGGCGCAGAAATCGGCTGTGGCCGGTGTACATGACGAGCGGCGATTTCCGGTAAGCAAGGATTGCGAGGGTAAGCAGGCCGCCGATGAAAGCCGACGTCACCAGATAGCCGATCAGGTTGATGTTGAGGCCCATCCATAGCGCGGTCGCGGCCAGAAGCTTGGCGTCGCCGCCGCCCATGCCGCCGAGCGCAAAAAGGCCGAAGGTCGTGGCAAGTACGAGGGCGCCGGCAGCGAAGTGCCAGCCATAGGTTGCCCAGTCCATGCCGGTGAGCGGCGCGACAAGCGCGAATGTCACCACCAACAACACGGGAACACGGTTGGCGATCGTCATCGACAAGGCGTCCGAGACCGCAGCGAACAGCATGCAGAAAGGAAAGACGACGAAGATCACGGCTTCAAGCATGGATGCGGCGTGCCTGTGGCATGTTTTCAGCGTCATCCTAGGCGCGCTGGATTAACGATCGATGAGGCCGGACGATCAAAATCGGCCGACTGCATGAAAAAGGGCCGTCAGTTGGCGGCCCTTTTCCTTCTGTCGAAAAGGCGCGATACGCGGCCTTGTTACGGAGCCGTGGCGCCGTTGAGGGTCGCGGCGATGTTGGCGAACTTGGCGTTCAGCGCGCCGCCGAGCTGGGTAGCGCCAACCATGATGGCGAGCGCGATGAGAGCGGCGATCAGACCGTATTCGATGGCGGTCGCGCCGGATTCGTCCTTCACGAAACGTGCAATGAGGTTAGACATTCGAGAGCTCCTACTCCACGTGTTACAGCACTTCCGTCAACTTTTCTCTTGCGGTTGATCGGATGCTGCAAATCTATGGAGAAGCCGTTTCGATCGGCTTAATAAACAGCCTTACCGATTCCTTTCCGGTGGCGAACGCGCTGTGTGGTTAACCGTGGCCTAAACATCGCCAGCCAGCTCGGCCTCCCGGAAACCGGCGCTTGTGCAATATTCCTAAAACAGTAAGCACCACCGACGCATGACGCGCCAGGCGAGCCGATCCTTAATCATGGCCAGGCCCGGCTTAACCGTTGGTTCACCAATCTCGTTCATGTTCCGTTGAAGAATCTGCCCGCCGGGAGCGCTTCAATGACGTTGTCGAGATCGCTGTTTCCAGTCGCCGCGCTGCTGGCAACTGCCGCCTTGGTCATGCCGGCCAGGGCCGGGGCGGGTATAGAAGTCACCATGAACCAGGCCAAGATCGTCAAATTGTCACGCGCGGCCGACACCGTCGTCATCGGCAATCCGGCGATCGCCGACGCCGCCGTGCAGGACGCCTCGACCATCGTCCTCACCGGCAAGGGCTTCGGTGTCACCAATATGGTCGTGCTCGATTCGGACGGCAGCCCGATCATCGATGAACAGGTGACCGTCGTGCGACAAGCCGCCTCCTCGGTGCGCATCTACAGACGCGCCGAAGTCCAGACCATGTCCTGCACGCCCTATTGCGAGAGCGCGTTCAAGAGCGAGGCCGAGAAGGCTTCCGAAGCCGAAATGAGCGCCGGTCACTGAGCCCTGCGAGCGCGAACCCACGGGCATTAAAGACAGCTTAAAGCTTGCCCGACGAATTTAACGATCGTCCAAACCGGAACTCAATGGGTTTTCGCTAACCTTGCCGCCGGTACCGCAAAGGCGATCGGCAGGAACTTTGATATGAGCAAGGATGCCTCATCCGGCAACGGCATGGACAGCAAGGCGCGCGCCAAAGCCCACCCCGGCTTCTTCAGCGACAGGCGCGGCAGCACGGCGATGGAATTCGCGATGCTTGCCATCCCGTTCGCGCTTCTCGTCTTCGCCATCCTCGAGAGCTGCATCTCGTTCGCCGGCCAGGAGGTGATGGCCAACGTCACCGACGATGTCGCCCGCCAGTTGCGCACCGGGCAGCTTCAGCAGAACAACGTCACCGAAGCCTCGATCAAGCAACTGATCTGCAATCGCCTGCAGATCATGGTTTCCAACAACTGCACCGATACCGGGCCAAATGCTCCACTGCTGGTCGATCTGCGCGAATATTCGAGCTTCGCGGACGCCGCGACGGCGGGTTTCAAGATCGTGAGCGGCGATATCGTGCTGACGCAGGGCGCGAACACGATGTCTCCTACAGTCTCGCCCGGACTGGCGGAATCCATCAACATGCTGCGGGTGTTCTACAAATGGCCGGTGATGACCGATTTCCTGGCCAAGTCGATGGCAAATCTGAAGGACAGCAAAACGCTGCATTTCGCGTCCGTGACCTGGCAGAACGAACCGTTCGACGACAATTGAGACTGCTCGACGGCTAAGCCGCGGCGTGGAGGACGATATGCATAGTGCGGGGGCACTCCGGGGGATCTTGGCGAGGATGGAGCGGTTTTGCCGCGATCGCCGCGGCGTCGCGGCGATCGAGTTCGCGTTCATCGTGCCGGTGCTCCTCATCATGTATTTCATCACGATGGAGGCCTCGCAGGCCATCGAGACCAGCAAGAAGGTCAGCCGCATCGGTAGCATGGTCGCGGACCTCGTCACCCAACAGCAGACCGTCGTGAAGGCGAATCTCGATGCAATGATGAAGATCGGCACATCGACGCTGCAGCCTTATAATCGTTCATTGCCGACGATCATCATCACAGGCATACAGATCACCGACGAAGCAGCGCCGAGGGTGCAGGTTGCATGGTCGCGCAAGGTGGTGGGCACTACCTACAGCGCCGATGCGGCCGTCAACGCGACCACCACGGTGCCGGCGACGCTGATAATCCGCAACACCTTCCTGGTCCGCGTGGAGAGCGACCTCGGCTACAAGCCGATCATCACCTGGTCCGCCAGCAATTCGCAGACGCTCGGGCTGACCTCCGCCTTCAACAACATATCGATGAGCGAAACCTATTATCTAAGGCCGCGCCGGAGTCCGACGATTCCCTGCAGCGACTGCTGACACGCTATTCCTGCCCTGCCGTTTCCTGCCGCACGATCGCCACGGCCATCGCATAGTCCTTCCGCGCGGCCGGCCTGAAACCGCCGGAATGCGCGCCCTCCAGCAGATCGTACACATCGGGCGTCTGGGACCTGAGATTGGTCAGAAAGACCGTCAGTCGCCGCTTTGCCTCCGGATCGAGATCGCTGCGGACGGCGTGCGGGCCATAGCGCAACAGGCCCGAGGTCCATAACACCCGAAGCGACGCCTCGGGGATGCCGGCAGCCTCCAGCCGCGCGACGGTGCCCTCGGAACGGGCGGATCGGCCATCGGCATCGGCCGGTTCCCAGCCGAACAGCGCGTCCGCTTCGCCGCCGCTCAGCATCGTTTCGGCCGCGGTGGCCGAAGCCGCGCGCGCCAGGAAGGGCGAATCCCGCGCGATCTTGACGCCTTCGGCCGACAGCGCCGCCATCGGCAGCAGCGCGCCGCCGACATTCTCGACCGGCGCAATCGCGATCCGGTGCGAAGCGATCGCCGCAAGGTCCGGAAGCCTGCCGTCGCGCGTCATCAGGACGGAACGGATGCCGACGGCGCCGTCGGCATCGACCGGCGCCACCAGCGGTTCGACGCAGCCGCAGCGCTCCGAGGCCGTGGCATAGGCAAGAGCCGAATAGACCGCATACTGCACGCGCCCGCTCGCCTGCGCCTCGATCAGCGCCGCGTAGTCGCGCGCAACGACGAACTCGACCTTCATGCCGAGCGCATTGGCATAGGCGTCGGTCAGGCGCGCGAGCCCGGGGACGGTGTTGCCGCCGCCCGGTTCGGCAACGACGCCGATGCGGAACGTGCCGATGTCGTCACGCCAGTCGGCGCGTGCCGGCCCGGCGGCGGCGCCGAACGCCGCGAGAGCGGCCGCGCACATTTTCACGGCCTGCCTTGCCGCGGTTCTGCCGCGCCTTGCCATACCTGCTTCGCTCCCGCCGCATCCGCGTCTCGCCGCAACTATGGCGCCAAGCCGTTGCGGTTTGGTTTCCGATTTGCCAAGGCTGCCGGGGAACCTTATGTCTGGCAACCAGGACTGACAACAAAGATACCCATGGCGCGCGCGTTCCTGTTCGTTCTCGATTCTTTCGGCATCGGCGGCGCGGCCGACGCAGAACGCTACGGCGATGCCGGAGCCGACACGTTCGGACATATTTTTCAGGCCTGCGCCGATGGTCGCGCCGATCGGGAAGGTTTGCGCAACGGGCCGCTGGCCGTGCCCAACATGATGTCGCTCGGTCTTGGCCGAGCGGCGCAGACGGCGACCGGGCTCACGTTCGACGTCGATACGCCGTTGCTTGCCTCGTCCTTCCACGGGGCCGCCCAGGAAGTGTCGAGCGGCAAGGATACGCCCTCCGGCCACTGGGAAATCGCCGGCCTGCCGGTGCGCTTCGACTGGGGCTATTTCCCCGACACCGTGCCTGCCTTTCCGGCCGAACTGACCGAAGCGATCATCCGCGAAGGCAAGGTGCCGGGAATCCTCGGCAATTGCCATGCACCCGGAACCGAGATCATCGAACGGCTCGGCGAAGAGCATATCCGCACCGGCAAACCGATCTGCTACACGTCGGTCGATTCCGTGCTGCAGATCGCCGCGCATGAAACGCATTTCGGCCTGGAGCGGCTTTATGAGCTTTGCCTCACGGTGCGTCGGCTGGTGGATCCGCTCAAGATCGGGCGCGTGATCGCGCGACCTTTCGTGGGCGAGACGCCCGTCACCTTCCAGCGCACCCACAACCGCCGCGACTATGCGGTGCCGCCGCCGGAGCCGACCCTGCTCGACCGGCTGACCGGGCGCGGCGGCAAGGTCATCGCCGTCGGCAAGATCGGCGACATCTTCGCCCATCGCGGCATTTCGGAAGTGCGCAAGGCCGGCGGCAACATGGCGATGTTCGACAAGGCGCTCGGCGCGATGGACGACGCCGGCGACGGCGACCTGGTCTTTGCCAATTTCGTCGATTTCGACACCGAGTTCGGTCACCGGCGCGACGTCGCCGGCTATGCCGGCGCGCTCGAGGCGTTCGACCGTCGGCTGCCGGAGGCGCTGTCGCGCATCGGGCCGGGCGACCTCCTGATCCTCACCGCCGACCATGGCAACGATCCGACCTGGCGCGGCACCGACCATACGCGCGAACGCGTTCCGGTGATCGGCACGGGGCCAGGGCTGACGGGCGGCGACATCGGGCTCAGGCCGACCTTCGCCGATATCGGCGAAACCGTCGCGGACCACCTCGGCCTGGCGGCCGGTCGCCACGGAACATCCTTCCTCGCAACGATAGGCGGCCATGCCTGAGCTGCCCGAAGTCGAAACCGTCCGGCGCGGGCTGCAGCCGGTCTTGGAAGGGGCGCGGCTCGTCAAGGTCGAGGCGCGCAGGCCCGACCTTCGCTTTCCTTTTCCCGAACGCTTTTCGGAGCGGCTTACCGGCAAGACCGTGACAGCGCTTGGCCGGCGCGCCAAATACCTGACGATGCATATCGAGAACGGCCCGGTTCTGATCTGTCATCTCGGCATGTCGGGATCGTTCCGCGTCGAAGCCGCCGCCGGCAGCGACATCCCCGGCGCCTTCCACCACGAGCGCTCGAAAAGCGCCGCGCACGACCATGTCGTCTTCGACGTCGTCTCGCCGAAGCATGAGCGCTCCCGCGTCGTCTTCAACGACCCGCGCCGCTTCGGCTTCATGCTGTTTGCCGAAGGAGCGCCGGACACGCATCCGATGCTGGCTGGGCTCGGCATCGAGCCGACCGGCAACGCGCTCGACGGTCCCATGCTCGCCTCGCTGCTGAAGGATCGCAGATCGCCGCTCAAGGCGGCACTGCTCGATCAGCGTCTGATCGCCGGACTCGGCAATATATATGTGGCGGAGGCCTTGTGGCGCGCCGGCCTCTCGCCGCTGCGCGAAGCCGGCACCATCGCCGGGTCGGCCAAGAAGGCGAAAGAGCAAAGCGTACGCCTTGCCGAGGCGATCCGCTCGGTCATCGCCGACGCGATCGCCGCCGGCGGCTCCTCGCTGCGCGACTATGTCCAGGCCGACGGATCGCTCGGCTATTTCCAGCATTCCTTCGCGGTCTACGATCGCGAGGGCGAGCCATGTCCGAAGCCGGGCTGCCGCGGCCACATCGAGCGCATCGTGCAAAGCGGCCGCTCGACCTTCTATTGCCGGACCTGTCAGCGGTGAGCTAGGAACGGTATCGATCATCCCACTGCCGCGGAAGGAAGCGAACCATGGCCCATGAAACCATTATCGTCGAGACACGCGGCAAGGTCGGGCTGATCACGCTGAACCGGTCCAAGGCGCTCAATGCGCTGAATTCGCAAGTCCTTGCGGAGGTCGTAGCGGCGGCGAGCGCGTTCAATGCCGATCCCGGGATCGGCGCGATGGTGCTTACCGGCTCGGAAAAGGCGTTTGCCGCCGGCGCCGACATCAAGGAAATGCAGGCGATATCCTTCGCCGACGCCTACACGCAGGACTTCTTCGTCGGCTGGGAGGAATTCACGCGCACGCGCAAGCCAATCATCGCGGCGGTTGCGGGCTACGCGCTCGGCGGCGGCTGCGAATTGGCCATGATGTGCGACTTCATCATCGCCGGCGACAATGCCAAGTTCGGCCAGCCCGAAATCACGCTCGGCGTCATGCCGGGCATGGGCGGATCGCAGCGGCTTACTCGTTTTGTCGGCAAGTCGAAGGCGATGGACATGTGCCTGACCGGGCGGATGATGGATGCGGCCGAAGCCGAGCGCAGCGGGCTGGTATCGCGCGTGGTGCCGGTGGCCGAACTGCTCGACGAGGCGCTGAAGGCGGCGGCCAAGATCGCCGAGTTCTCGCTGCCGTCGGTCATGATGACCAAGGAGGCCGTCAACCGCGCCTACGAGACGACGCTTGCCGAAGGGCTGCGCTTCGAGCGGCGCCTGTTTCATTCGCTGTTCGCGCTCGATGATCAGAAGGAGGGCATGGCCGCCTTCGTCGAGAAGCGGAAGCCGAATTTCACCAACCGCTAGGGCACGTTGCCGAATGACTGAAGGCGGGTCATGGCGTGATGCGCTTTCGGTCTCCAAAAAGACCGCCAAGTGGCGTTGACGCGCCGGAAAAGCTGAACTATAAGCCGCACCAACCGAGGCGGCCCTGTGGCTGCCCGTTTGTTTTTTGCGCCCTGCGGCACCCCGCTGGCGCCCACCAGATCGGAAGAGAGGCATCATGGCCAATACGTCTTCGGCCAAAAAGGCAACGCGCAAGATCGCCCGCCGCGCGGCGGTCAACAAGAACCGTCGCTCGCGTGTCCGCACCTATGTGCGCCAGGTCGAAGAGGCGCTGGCCGCTGGCGACAAGGCCGCGGCGGTGGCAGCCTTCAAGGCGGCGGAGCCGGAATTGATGCGCGCCGCCACCAAGGGCGTCGTCCACAAGAACACAGCTTCCCGCAAGGTTTCGCGGCTTGCCCAGCGGGTCAAGACGCTGTCGGCCTGACCGACTTAATCCTTAATCAATCGATGTTGAACCCGGTCGCACAGGCCGGGTTTTTTCGTTTGCCGGCAAGTACTTAAAAAAAATGCTCGCAAGCAACGCTTGCGACGCGATTCCAATGCCAGTAATGTTTTGCCGGCATATTCAACGCCGCTGATACCGGCACGCCCTCCCCGCGGCAACTGCCCAAATTTGCCTGGCAAAAAATCTGCAGTTTTTTCAAAGGCTTACAGCCGGTCATCCACAGCTTGTTCAACTCAAGATCGAGCGGCGGGGGAGAAGTAGCTGTCAAGAGAATTATTTCAGAATATTTCGTTTCGAGCGGCCTTTTTCATATTCGCCGGAAAAGGGTTTGAATCACAATGGCTTTGTCAAAATGTGCCGTCGCAGCACCCGATTTCAAGCCCCGTCTGGTAACCAGATTCGTTAAAAAACCGTTAGATGTGGCCTTGCCCTATCCACAGCGATTTCGGTAATGTCCATCCATCGAAGGGACGGGCTGTAGCCCCTGACCCAGCCTGAATCGGCCAGCACAAAATGGCAGAATTCATGACGTGG includes the following:
- a CDS encoding AAA family ATPase, which produces MSNLAYDTPAETGDLSQQDIAAMQALRPVPRISIQAFCETEGVANPVERAGEDRRMAKAHLKVHMGGIPTAIEFYQSAPTPNLILLESRSEPQQLLEQLGQLAEYCDPSSKVVVIGHYNDVGLYRELIRSGISEYVIAPVSMTDIVSVVSSIFVDPESEPIGRSIAFIGAKGGVGSSTIAHNVAWAMSSLFKSEVVIADLDLAFGTANINFDQDPAQGIAEAVFSPERVDEVYLDRLLAQCAEHLSLLAAPSTLERVYDFDSEAFSQIIETAQRSAPLLVLDVPHVWSGWTKSTLIKADEIVITATPELANLRNTKNMVDMLKRLRPNDPPPKLIINQAGVPKRPEIAASDFAEPLGITPMAVINFEPLLFGNAANNGRMLSEMDAKSPVVTTINEIAHVLTGRSEIKAKKKAGLGSILGKLSRNKK
- a CDS encoding CpaD family pilus assembly protein; translation: MSKSASKVMTVRTASGIARIRRQVVPALAVMLAASLTGCANWHRDSVTVGSIPDDYRTTHPIVIAEKNQKIDLPVGAGDRGMTGAQRDTLLGFLDGYDKGAAPSLTIAIPRGSANEVAALVAGRDFARVAMAAGVKRNRIVMTSYQSAVPEASAPVRVAFVAVRAQTDKCGRWPDDLTETSENKHYADFGCSYQNNIAAQVANPNDLLGPRKQSDIDAENRGAVIDLYRSRGISNEFLSNSEVTY
- a CDS encoding type II and III secretion system protein family protein, which codes for MRPNGKLLPFLAAAAIGFLLLGTGASGLVEAKAAGAGVSASVATQRVKLGLNKSVVIDLPSDAYDILVANPAVADAVTRTARRIYLFGKAVGETNIFVFGPNGEQIVSLDLAVERDVAGLEDYLKRFIPSSQIKVELLNDNVVLTGMVDTPLDSKRAVDLATIFVSGGEATTGQYSQTAAGGSVNGGVDINNPDQERRTSKIVNLLQIVGDDQVTLKVTVAEVSRSVMKQLGVNMVGNGSTNGITFGSAVDTYPGLGKPLSSSGFDFKSSSLQGTINAMEQSGVMKTLAEPTLTAVSGEKATFKVGGEYNMVSTVTNNKSTDNQTGERTWTADKVEYGIGLEFQPVVLSAGRISLKVRTAVSEPTTEGSFALGDTNIISLRKRLADTTVELPSGGSMMIAGLVRDDVRQAVDGLPGLTKIPVLGTLFRSRDFVRNESELVIIITPYLTRPVARNDLAKPDDNFNAASDGAAMFLGRVNRVYGTMQTDRPAGRYHGVVGFIYK
- the cpaB gene encoding Flp pilus assembly protein CpaB is translated as MPASRLIILGVAAVAAGGAGYVAKNMVVAPPPQVVVDAPKQPAIALQDVLVLSGDVSMGSQLGTNISWEEWPADGVNANFITRAAEPDAVEKLKGSVARVAMYTGEPLRRSKLVGEGQSFMSSILPSGTRAVATAISADTSAGGFILPNDFVDVIMTRRADTGNGGSGFNTETILKNIRVLAIDQTIQEDEEGKKTRVGQTATLELTPQQAEIITVAQQMADRLTLALRPITDIHEKNTDEADYLVNGNGRRGTVRLIKSGEVSEVGARK
- a CDS encoding prepilin peptidase; the protein is MLEAVIFVVFPFCMLFAAVSDALSMTIANRVPVLLVVTFALVAPLTGMDWATYGWHFAAGALVLATTFGLFALGGMGGGDAKLLAATALWMGLNINLIGYLVTSAFIGGLLTLAILAYRKSPLVMYTGHSRFLRHFADESVGIPYGIALGAGGLITFPDSPLMVWALARLTA
- a CDS encoding Flp family type IVb pilin translates to MSNLIARFVKDESGATAIEYGLIAALIALAIMVGATQLGGALNAKFANIAATLNGATAP
- a CDS encoding pilus assembly protein N-terminal domain-containing protein gives rise to the protein MTLSRSLFPVAALLATAALVMPARAGAGIEVTMNQAKIVKLSRAADTVVIGNPAIADAAVQDASTIVLTGKGFGVTNMVVLDSDGSPIIDEQVTVVRQAASSVRIYRRAEVQTMSCTPYCESAFKSEAEKASEAEMSAGH
- a CDS encoding TadE/TadG family type IV pilus assembly protein, yielding MSKDASSGNGMDSKARAKAHPGFFSDRRGSTAMEFAMLAIPFALLVFAILESCISFAGQEVMANVTDDVARQLRTGQLQQNNVTEASIKQLICNRLQIMVSNNCTDTGPNAPLLVDLREYSSFADAATAGFKIVSGDIVLTQGANTMSPTVSPGLAESINMLRVFYKWPVMTDFLAKSMANLKDSKTLHFASVTWQNEPFDDN
- a CDS encoding TadE/TadG family type IV pilus assembly protein; the encoded protein is MHSAGALRGILARMERFCRDRRGVAAIEFAFIVPVLLIMYFITMEASQAIETSKKVSRIGSMVADLVTQQQTVVKANLDAMMKIGTSTLQPYNRSLPTIIITGIQITDEAAPRVQVAWSRKVVGTTYSADAAVNATTTVPATLIIRNTFLVRVESDLGYKPIITWSASNSQTLGLTSAFNNISMSETYYLRPRRSPTIPCSDC